The following are encoded together in the Nocardioides okcheonensis genome:
- a CDS encoding cation diffusion facilitator family transporter — translation MLTVVIALAANVAIAVLKSIVAVLTGSASMVAEAAHSWADAGNEVFLLVAEKRAEKPADRTHPLGFGREAYVWSMIAAFGLFAVGAAVSVIHGVQSLGAAEDETDYLWAYVVLGAAFVLESISFAQARREVRRGARRADVSRAKFLDITSNPTLRAVFFEDAAALVGILIAVAGLGLHEMTGQPVWDAVGSILVGLLLGFVAIYLLRRNMAFLVGQVAEPRAYDTVLEWLRERPEVESVSTLHLEYVGPGRVFLVGSVDLVGDDPESEAAEELQRLEDHLEEREGIARAVLSLAAPGREPRIGSNGSGTTEVVER, via the coding sequence GTGCTCACCGTCGTCATCGCGCTGGCCGCCAACGTCGCCATCGCCGTCCTGAAGAGCATCGTCGCGGTGCTCACCGGCTCGGCGTCGATGGTCGCGGAGGCGGCCCACTCGTGGGCCGACGCCGGCAACGAGGTGTTCCTCCTCGTCGCCGAGAAGCGCGCGGAGAAGCCCGCCGACCGCACCCACCCGCTGGGCTTCGGCCGCGAGGCCTACGTCTGGTCGATGATCGCCGCCTTCGGCCTCTTCGCGGTCGGCGCGGCCGTGTCGGTGATCCACGGCGTGCAGTCCCTCGGCGCGGCCGAGGATGAGACCGACTACCTGTGGGCCTACGTCGTGCTCGGCGCGGCGTTCGTGCTGGAAAGCATCTCCTTCGCCCAGGCCCGCCGCGAGGTGCGCCGCGGTGCGCGCCGCGCCGACGTGAGCCGGGCGAAGTTCCTCGACATCACCTCCAACCCGACCCTGCGCGCGGTGTTCTTCGAGGACGCGGCGGCCCTGGTCGGCATCCTCATCGCGGTCGCCGGGCTCGGCCTGCACGAGATGACCGGGCAGCCGGTGTGGGACGCGGTCGGCTCGATCCTCGTCGGCCTGCTGCTGGGCTTCGTCGCGATCTACCTGCTGCGCCGCAACATGGCGTTCCTCGTCGGGCAGGTCGCCGAGCCGCGCGCCTACGACACGGTGCTGGAGTGGCTGCGCGAGCGGCCCGAGGTCGAGTCGGTCAGCACGCTGCACCTCGAGTACGTCGGACCGGGCAGGGTCTTCCTCGTCGGGTCGGTGGACCTCGTCGGCGACGACCCCGAGAGCGAGGCGGCCGAGGAGCTGCAGCGCCTCGAGGACCACCTCGAGGAGCGCGAGGGCATCGCCCGCGCGGTCCTGTCGCTGGCCGCCCCGGGCCGGGAGCCGCGGATCGGGAGCAACGGGTCGGGAACAACCGAGGTGGTTGAGCGTTGA
- a CDS encoding response regulator transcription factor yields MTRRVLVVDDHRTVAELLRLALDAAPGLRCVGVAYDCRSAVRLVEELQPEVVLCDLHLGAERMSGVEVARAVHAAGTGATILLTGDATGMRLDTLHQCGASGLLAKDGDLPVLLATVRDARRDQLVVDPSVLRMLSRPPMAAVSLSPREGDVLRLMGQGKDVVRIARELGITTATCRGYVKALLHKLDAHTQLEAVVKAQSLGLLERAS; encoded by the coding sequence GTGACCCGCCGGGTGCTGGTGGTCGACGACCACCGGACCGTGGCCGAGCTGCTTCGCCTGGCGCTCGACGCGGCGCCGGGCCTGCGGTGCGTGGGCGTCGCCTACGACTGCCGGTCCGCTGTCCGCCTGGTCGAGGAGCTGCAGCCCGAGGTCGTGCTCTGCGACCTGCACCTCGGCGCGGAGCGGATGTCGGGGGTCGAGGTCGCGCGGGCGGTCCACGCCGCGGGGACCGGCGCCACCATCCTGCTGACCGGCGACGCGACGGGGATGCGGCTCGACACCCTGCACCAGTGCGGGGCCAGCGGGCTGCTGGCCAAGGACGGCGACCTGCCGGTGCTGCTGGCGACGGTGCGCGACGCCCGCCGCGACCAGCTCGTGGTCGACCCGTCCGTGCTGCGGATGCTCTCGCGCCCGCCGATGGCCGCGGTGTCGCTCAGCCCGCGCGAGGGCGACGTGCTGCGGCTGATGGGGCAGGGCAAGGACGTCGTGCGGATCGCCCGCGAGCTCGGCATCACCACCGCCACCTGCCGGGGCTACGTGAAGGCGTTGCTGCACAAGCTCGACGCCCACACCCAGCTGGAGGCGGTGGTCAAGGCTCAGTCGCTCGGACTCCTCGAGCGGGCGTCGTGA
- a CDS encoding multicopper oxidase family protein: protein MIKLSAMGGAALALPLQRALAAPLVLANRIAESALPAPFTLPFRIPPTILPTRSDATTDYYRIEMQPTTVEMIPGLQTPVWGYNGSVPGPTFHVERGRQVVVRQLNNLPTIHPQLGYTPWTSVHLHGSASLPEYDGYASDITNPGFWKDYRYPNWQPSRTLWYHDHGLHHTAENVYMGLAGMYQLHDSLERSLKIPTGIYDVPLIVSDKMFNADGSLLFDNSDEKGLYGDVITVNGVPWPVMRVARRKYRFRILNASVSRSYAWYLDNGASMSVIATDAGLIPAPQKVKSFRHGSAERYEVVIDFSKYAPGTRFALRNRSPKNNTDYVNTDKVMMFEVTDEAFSKNSNALPAQLYPAQPTMALAESQAVRTRTFDLVRTNGKWTVNGTTWDDVVASDFAKVLADPLRDDVEIWEIRNPSGGWHHPFHIHFIDFKVLSRNGKPPLPHERGAKDVVFVGENETVRLLIRFDSGEGKYMMHCHNLVHEDHDMMAQFEIRNPQSAGNDPLGDPCHPLPEWDL from the coding sequence ATGATCAAGCTCTCGGCGATGGGGGGCGCGGCGCTCGCGCTGCCGCTGCAGCGGGCGCTGGCCGCGCCGCTGGTGCTGGCCAACCGGATCGCCGAGAGCGCGCTGCCCGCGCCGTTCACGCTGCCGTTCCGGATCCCGCCGACCATCCTGCCCACCCGGTCGGACGCCACGACCGACTACTACCGCATCGAGATGCAGCCCACGACCGTGGAGATGATCCCGGGGCTGCAGACGCCGGTGTGGGGCTACAACGGCTCGGTGCCGGGGCCCACGTTCCACGTCGAGCGCGGACGCCAGGTCGTCGTGCGCCAGCTCAACAACCTGCCGACCATCCACCCGCAGCTCGGCTACACCCCCTGGACGTCGGTGCACCTGCACGGCTCGGCCTCGCTGCCGGAGTACGACGGCTATGCCAGCGACATCACCAACCCCGGCTTCTGGAAGGACTACCGGTACCCGAACTGGCAGCCGTCGCGGACCCTCTGGTACCACGACCACGGCCTGCACCACACGGCCGAGAACGTCTACATGGGCCTGGCCGGCATGTACCAGCTGCACGACAGCCTGGAGCGCTCGCTCAAGATCCCGACCGGCATCTACGACGTGCCGCTGATCGTGTCGGACAAGATGTTCAACGCCGACGGGTCGCTGCTGTTCGACAACAGCGACGAGAAGGGCCTCTACGGCGACGTGATCACCGTCAACGGAGTGCCGTGGCCGGTGATGCGGGTGGCGCGCCGCAAGTACCGCTTCCGCATCCTCAACGCCTCGGTCTCGCGCTCCTACGCGTGGTACCTCGACAACGGGGCGTCGATGTCGGTCATCGCCACGGACGCCGGGCTCATCCCGGCCCCGCAGAAGGTCAAGTCGTTCCGGCACGGCAGCGCCGAGCGCTACGAGGTGGTGATCGACTTCTCCAAGTACGCCCCCGGCACCCGCTTCGCGCTGCGCAACCGCTCGCCGAAGAACAACACCGACTACGTCAACACCGACAAGGTGATGATGTTCGAGGTCACCGACGAGGCCTTCTCGAAGAACAGCAACGCGCTGCCCGCCCAGCTCTACCCCGCCCAGCCGACGATGGCGCTGGCCGAGAGCCAGGCGGTGCGCACCCGCACCTTCGACCTCGTCCGCACCAACGGCAAGTGGACGGTCAACGGCACCACCTGGGACGACGTCGTGGCCAGCGACTTCGCCAAGGTCCTCGCCGACCCGCTGCGCGACGACGTGGAGATCTGGGAGATCCGCAACCCCTCGGGCGGCTGGCACCACCCGTTCCACATCCACTTCATCGACTTCAAGGTGCTCTCCCGGAACGGCAAGCCGCCCCTGCCGCACGAGCGGGGCGCCAAGGACGTGGTGTTCGTCGGCGAGAACGAGACCGTGCGGCTGCTCATCCGCTTCGACTCGGGCGAGGGGAAGTACATGATGCACTGCCACAACCTGGTCCACGAGGACCACGACATGATGGCGCAGTTCGAGATCCGCAACCCGCAGTCGGCCGGCAACGACCCGCTCGGCGATCCCTGCCACCCGCTGCCCGAGTGGGACCTGTGA
- a CDS encoding peroxidase family protein yields MDRTPQHTRSYRRTARLAALSVVAALGALLPAAPPAGAAGVVGAGFTVSKGDLTFILRQIRISERHANTLTAADPCGTLVGAGPNQIPDRLTSYGLRTVDGSCNNLFQGRSRWGSADQVFPRLVDPTFREAEGIDAGALFPGSPADDASSYTQRTGSVYDSQPRLVSNLVVDQTATNPAAVAAAGNPVRTQGNSGVVPCQPGGDPREGDPDGTPDGCVGAGGTLFIPNVTTDVGLSPPYNSTFTFFGQFFDHGVDQTVKGGATVFIPLTADDPLRTLGPDGKAGTGDELGNGPQFMAITRAKNQPGPDGQMGTADDVQEAENTDSPWVDQSQTYSSHAAHQVFLREYELTDSGPDGVLHDDPATDGVDEGADDTDPVATGRLLGGLGAGGTYAGSPDGRTGMASWASTKQQAARELGLQLVDTDVLDVPALLTDPYGQFIPGPVGGFPQYVCTPNGDDCPATGLVEGDPTADGGRGVRPPSSVRHFQTPFLTDIAHAADPSPVDTDHNPGTPAVPAVPDADDTAGRSTDPVAPGEYDDELLASHFIAGDGRVNENIALSFVHQIFHSEHDRLAADIDATLHQPGNESLLAGFATTTPPEGSGAGARAWSYGDRLFQAARFVNEMEYQHLVFEEFARKMVPAIHPFHVYSPDVNPAVDAEFAHAVYRFGHSMLDDVVARRYNGVDHDEFLLDAFLNPPMYFDSGDPAHPWTPEQAAGAIAMGSADQVGNEIDEFVTKTLRSNLLGLPLDLAALNMARARDAGVPRLNEVRRTLHARTNDPSLAPYESWADLGNHLKHPESLVNFVAAYGTHPSITEATTLAGKRAAARALVDPQPGDTPPPDAASFMFGTDSTELTACQEPDAGCGDWSSDGVGRTSTGVDDVDLWVGGLAEVTNLFGGLLGSTFNYVFQTQMEKLQDNDRLYYLARTPGLNLRAQLEGNSFTEIIQRNTDGTSALKSDAFGTADCHFLLADLAGTPAGFAQNGSTVADDPATPDCKENLLLVRNPDGTIAYRTRNTVDPSGINSQSVYEGTPGVDRVNGGNDNDTFWGGEGNDRIEGNGGDDVALGGLGDDIITDLDGADMHRGGPGDDAIDSGPGDDLSFAGDGQDVVNGGLNDNEAFGGEGDDFIIAGNGADAVFGDGGDDWIQGGNGQDLLIGDHAAPFFDDPGEPQPGHDVFVGQPGENDYDAEGGDDIMSQNAAIDRNAGAGGFDWATHQYDTVGADDDMKINQVLAGQPLPVVVNRDRWAEMEANSGSAFDDVIRGDDEFPAAVQGGGFTGCDALDAAGLARVPGLAAIVPPLSDLDVAAVTLPGGGGVPARLTGADLGAGAFTGTCPLEGDIWGDGNILVGGAGSDTLEGRAGNDVVDGDRALEVRISVLDGPASSAASTEIGSTDLLEHQALTGTFGPGTAGKTLQQAVFAGLVDPGTLRIGRRITIPANQGAVDTAVFSSVRSDYTIVPNANGSITVADNRTAAVNDGTDTVRNVEQLRFSDRTVQLTTAPSPTGVTAVAGNASATVSWTDPASTSLFPVSEHRIQVVVGGSVQRIVGQITGGARSAVVTGLTNGTTYTFSVISVNAVGESAPSTESNAVTPVDPVPQLLSTTPTANASGVSVSADQVGVFDRSVTSPNWTNAVQLRNNVTGTLVGRVVTYVDATRTVTVNPNANLAAGTSYTLTFLGTGANGIRDAAGTRLATTAITFTTASDATPPVVTTSTPANGATGASLTANLLVDFSERVVGASGSTVALTVDGTGATVASAVSVNAAGTRVTINPTPTLARNTLYRITLTGGAGAIRDAFGNPLTTTTITFRTRP; encoded by the coding sequence ATGGACCGCACGCCGCAGCACACCCGCTCGTACCGCCGCACCGCGCGCCTGGCCGCCCTCTCGGTGGTCGCCGCACTCGGCGCGCTGCTGCCGGCGGCGCCCCCGGCCGGTGCCGCCGGGGTGGTCGGCGCCGGGTTCACCGTGAGCAAGGGGGACCTGACCTTCATCCTGCGCCAGATCCGGATCTCCGAGCGGCACGCCAACACGCTCACGGCCGCCGACCCGTGCGGCACGCTCGTGGGCGCCGGGCCCAACCAGATCCCCGACCGGCTCACGTCCTACGGCCTGCGCACCGTCGACGGGTCGTGCAACAACCTGTTCCAGGGACGGTCCCGCTGGGGCTCGGCGGACCAGGTCTTCCCGCGGCTGGTCGACCCGACCTTTCGCGAGGCCGAGGGCATCGACGCCGGCGCCCTGTTCCCTGGGAGCCCGGCCGACGACGCCAGCAGCTACACCCAGAGGACCGGGTCGGTCTACGACTCCCAGCCCCGGCTGGTGAGCAACCTGGTCGTCGACCAGACCGCCACCAACCCGGCCGCCGTCGCGGCTGCCGGCAACCCGGTCCGCACCCAGGGCAACAGCGGCGTGGTGCCCTGCCAGCCCGGCGGGGACCCCAGGGAGGGTGACCCCGACGGCACTCCCGACGGCTGCGTCGGGGCGGGCGGCACCCTCTTCATCCCGAACGTCACGACCGACGTGGGCCTGTCCCCGCCGTACAACTCGACCTTCACCTTCTTCGGGCAGTTCTTCGACCACGGCGTCGACCAGACGGTGAAGGGTGGCGCGACCGTCTTCATCCCGCTGACGGCCGACGACCCGCTGCGCACCCTCGGTCCCGACGGCAAGGCCGGCACCGGCGACGAGCTCGGCAACGGTCCGCAGTTCATGGCGATCACCCGCGCCAAGAACCAGCCCGGTCCCGACGGTCAGATGGGCACGGCCGACGACGTGCAGGAGGCCGAGAACACCGACAGCCCGTGGGTGGACCAGAGCCAGACCTACTCCTCCCACGCCGCGCACCAGGTCTTCCTGCGCGAGTACGAGCTGACCGACTCCGGCCCCGACGGCGTGCTGCACGACGACCCGGCCACCGACGGCGTGGACGAGGGCGCCGACGACACCGACCCGGTCGCGACCGGCCGCCTGCTGGGCGGACTGGGCGCCGGCGGCACCTACGCCGGCTCGCCCGACGGTCGCACCGGCATGGCCTCGTGGGCGTCGACGAAGCAGCAGGCGGCCCGCGAGCTCGGCCTCCAGCTCGTCGACACCGACGTGCTCGACGTCCCGGCGCTCCTCACCGACCCCTACGGCCAGTTCATCCCGGGTCCCGTCGGAGGCTTCCCGCAGTACGTCTGCACGCCCAACGGCGACGACTGCCCCGCGACCGGTCTCGTCGAGGGCGACCCGACCGCCGACGGCGGCAGGGGCGTGCGTCCACCGAGCAGCGTCCGCCACTTCCAGACGCCGTTCCTGACCGACATCGCCCACGCCGCCGACCCCTCGCCGGTCGACACCGACCACAACCCCGGCACCCCCGCCGTGCCGGCCGTCCCCGACGCCGACGACACCGCCGGTCGCTCGACCGACCCGGTCGCGCCCGGGGAGTACGACGACGAGCTGCTCGCCTCGCACTTCATCGCCGGCGACGGCCGCGTCAACGAGAACATCGCGCTGAGCTTCGTGCACCAGATCTTCCACTCCGAGCACGACCGGCTCGCGGCCGACATCGACGCGACCCTCCACCAGCCCGGCAACGAGTCGCTGCTGGCCGGGTTCGCGACGACCACGCCCCCCGAGGGGTCCGGCGCCGGCGCCCGGGCGTGGTCCTACGGCGACCGCCTCTTCCAGGCCGCCCGCTTCGTCAACGAGATGGAGTACCAGCACCTCGTCTTCGAGGAGTTCGCGCGCAAGATGGTCCCGGCCATCCACCCGTTCCACGTCTACTCCCCGGACGTCAACCCGGCGGTGGACGCCGAGTTCGCGCACGCGGTCTACCGCTTCGGGCACTCGATGCTCGACGACGTGGTGGCGCGCCGCTACAACGGCGTGGACCACGACGAGTTCCTGCTCGACGCGTTCCTCAACCCGCCGATGTACTTCGACAGCGGGGACCCGGCGCACCCGTGGACGCCCGAGCAGGCGGCCGGCGCGATCGCGATGGGCTCGGCCGACCAGGTCGGCAACGAGATCGACGAGTTCGTGACGAAGACGCTACGCAGCAACCTGCTCGGCCTGCCGCTCGACCTGGCCGCACTCAACATGGCCCGCGCCCGCGACGCGGGCGTGCCGCGGCTCAACGAGGTGCGGCGCACGCTCCACGCCCGGACCAACGACCCCTCCCTGGCGCCCTACGAGAGCTGGGCCGACCTCGGCAACCACCTCAAGCACCCGGAGTCGCTGGTCAACTTCGTCGCCGCCTACGGCACGCACCCGTCCATCACGGAGGCGACGACCCTCGCCGGCAAGCGGGCCGCCGCGCGTGCGCTCGTCGACCCCCAGCCCGGCGACACCCCGCCCCCGGACGCGGCGTCGTTCATGTTCGGGACCGACAGCACCGAGCTGACCGCCTGCCAGGAGCCCGACGCGGGCTGCGGCGACTGGTCCAGCGACGGGGTCGGCCGGACCTCGACCGGCGTCGACGACGTCGACCTCTGGGTCGGTGGCCTCGCCGAGGTGACCAACCTCTTCGGCGGCCTGCTCGGCAGCACCTTCAACTACGTCTTCCAGACCCAGATGGAGAAGCTCCAGGACAACGACCGGCTCTACTACCTGGCCCGTACGCCGGGCCTCAACCTCCGCGCGCAGCTCGAGGGCAACTCGTTCACCGAGATCATCCAGCGCAACACCGACGGCACGAGCGCGCTGAAGTCCGACGCGTTCGGCACCGCCGACTGCCACTTCCTGCTCGCCGACCTCGCCGGCACGCCGGCCGGGTTCGCCCAGAACGGGTCGACGGTCGCGGACGACCCGGCGACGCCCGACTGCAAGGAGAACCTGCTGCTGGTCCGCAACCCCGACGGCACGATCGCCTACAGGACCCGCAACACGGTCGACCCGTCCGGCATCAACAGCCAGTCGGTCTACGAGGGAACGCCCGGCGTCGACCGCGTCAACGGCGGCAACGACAACGACACCTTCTGGGGCGGCGAGGGCAACGACCGGATCGAGGGCAACGGCGGCGACGACGTGGCGCTGGGCGGACTCGGCGACGACATCATCACCGACCTCGACGGCGCGGACATGCACCGCGGCGGGCCCGGTGACGACGCCATCGACTCCGGCCCGGGCGACGACCTCTCCTTCGCCGGCGACGGGCAGGACGTGGTCAACGGAGGCCTCAACGACAACGAGGCGTTCGGTGGCGAGGGTGACGACTTCATCATCGCCGGCAACGGCGCCGACGCGGTCTTCGGCGACGGCGGCGACGACTGGATCCAGGGAGGCAACGGCCAGGACCTGCTCATCGGCGACCACGCCGCGCCGTTCTTCGACGACCCGGGCGAGCCCCAGCCCGGCCACGACGTCTTCGTCGGCCAGCCCGGCGAGAACGACTACGACGCCGAGGGCGGAGACGACATCATGTCGCAGAACGCGGCGATCGACCGGAATGCCGGGGCCGGCGGCTTCGACTGGGCCACCCACCAGTACGACACCGTGGGCGCCGACGACGACATGAAGATCAACCAGGTCCTCGCCGGGCAGCCGCTCCCGGTCGTGGTCAACCGCGACCGGTGGGCCGAGATGGAGGCGAACTCCGGGTCCGCCTTCGACGACGTGATCCGCGGCGACGACGAGTTCCCCGCGGCGGTCCAGGGTGGCGGCTTCACCGGGTGCGACGCGCTCGACGCCGCAGGCCTGGCGCGGGTCCCCGGCCTGGCCGCGATCGTCCCCCCGCTGAGCGACCTCGACGTGGCCGCGGTGACGTTGCCGGGCGGCGGGGGAGTGCCGGCCCGGCTGACCGGGGCGGACCTCGGCGCCGGCGCCTTCACCGGGACCTGCCCGCTGGAGGGCGACATCTGGGGCGACGGCAACATCCTCGTCGGCGGTGCCGGGTCCGACACCCTCGAGGGCCGAGCCGGCAACGACGTCGTCGACGGCGACCGGGCCCTCGAGGTGCGGATCAGCGTGCTCGACGGACCCGCGTCCAGCGCCGCCAGCACCGAGATCGGCAGCACCGACCTGCTGGAGCACCAGGCGCTGACCGGCACCTTCGGCCCCGGCACCGCCGGCAAGACCCTGCAGCAGGCGGTCTTCGCCGGACTGGTCGACCCGGGCACCCTCCGGATCGGGCGACGGATCACGATCCCGGCCAACCAGGGGGCGGTGGACACCGCGGTGTTCAGCAGCGTCCGCAGCGACTACACGATCGTGCCGAACGCCAACGGCTCGATCACCGTCGCCGACAACCGGACCGCCGCGGTCAACGACGGCACGGACACGGTCCGCAACGTCGAGCAGCTGCGGTTCTCCGACCGGACGGTCCAGCTGACGACCGCGCCCAGCCCGACCGGTGTGACGGCCGTGGCCGGCAACGCCTCCGCCACGGTGTCGTGGACCGACCCGGCCTCGACCAGCCTGTTCCCGGTCTCCGAGCACCGGATCCAGGTTGTCGTCGGTGGCAGCGTCCAGCGGATCGTCGGCCAGATCACGGGTGGTGCACGGTCGGCGGTGGTCACCGGCCTCACCAACGGCACGACGTACACGTTCTCCGTGATCTCCGTGAACGCCGTCGGCGAGAGCGCGCCGTCGACGGAGTCCAACGCGGTCACCCCGGTGGACCCGGTCCCGCAGCTGCTGTCGACCACGCCCACGGCGAACGCCAGCGGGGTCTCCGTGTCCGCCGACCAGGTCGGGGTGTTCGACCGGTCCGTGACCAGCCCCAACTGGACCAACGCGGTCCAGCTGCGCAACAACGTGACCGGGACGCTTGTGGGCCGGGTCGTGACCTACGTCGACGCCACGCGCACGGTGACCGTCAACCCGAACGCCAACCTGGCGGCCGGCACGTCCTACACGCTGACCTTCCTCGGCACGGGCGCCAACGGCATCAGGGACGCGGCCGGCACCCGGCTGGCCACCACGGCGATCACCTTCACCACGGCCTCGGACGCCACGCCGCCCGTCGTCACCACGTCGACGCCGGCCAACGGTGCGACGGGGGCGAGCCTCACGGCCAACCTGCTCGTCGACTTCAGCGAGCGCGTGGTCGGGGCGAGTGGCAGCACGGTCGCCCTGACCGTGGACGGGACCGGAGCCACCGTCGCCTCGGCGGTGAGCGTCAACGCCGCCGGCACCAGGGTGACGATCAACCCGACGCCCACGCTGGCCCGCAACACGCTCTACCGGATCACGTTGACCGGCGGGGCGGGCGCGATCAGGGACGCGTTCGGCAACCCGCTGACCACGACGACCATCACCTTCCGCACCAGACCCTGA
- a CDS encoding sensor histidine kinase gives MTGLDRRAAAGAAPSSTFRRVAVRCALIGVGCLVVMSVAAWVVSQQIAEREALRDASSRARGIAWGVAGPLVTGGVRRGDPQSLDRIGEVLHARIAEGRVSHIVLWDGDGRILWMSRGDLAGQSYDLSQDAMTALTTQRAVAHLPGSTAPHDADLFAEPDQLEVFVGAVGADGEPFLFEAYMPADRIAADRASVLPKLLAMGIGSVALLLALFVPLALRLAGRVDDAQRRRTRALGRSVESWRHQRLLLAQDLHDGVIQDMAAISMGMSLLEGRSLDDDASREVLTRVVGSARRGEASLRSLVVDLAPRQLETRGLAEAVVDLARQHRAQDLDITVSYSRDVRVPDGSGILAFRVIREGLRNVVKHAAAGAVLVDVRAGAQADTIEVEVLDDGAVPPAEGALASGQGLRLLAETIEDVGGSLTLGRAPGGGTRLAAVIPFVRTQPTLA, from the coding sequence GTGACCGGGCTCGACCGTCGCGCCGCTGCCGGCGCCGCACCCTCCTCGACGTTCCGGCGGGTGGCGGTGCGCTGTGCGCTGATCGGGGTGGGCTGCCTCGTCGTGATGTCGGTGGCGGCCTGGGTCGTGAGCCAGCAGATCGCCGAGCGCGAGGCGCTGCGTGACGCCTCGTCCCGCGCGCGCGGCATCGCGTGGGGTGTCGCCGGTCCGCTGGTCACCGGCGGCGTGAGGCGGGGCGACCCGCAGAGCCTCGACCGGATCGGTGAGGTGCTGCACGCGCGCATCGCGGAGGGCCGGGTGTCGCACATCGTGCTGTGGGACGGGGACGGCAGGATCCTGTGGATGTCGCGGGGCGACCTCGCCGGGCAGTCCTACGACCTCTCCCAGGACGCGATGACCGCGCTCACCACGCAGCGGGCGGTCGCCCACCTGCCCGGCTCGACCGCACCGCACGACGCCGACCTCTTCGCCGAGCCCGACCAGCTCGAGGTCTTCGTCGGCGCCGTGGGCGCCGACGGGGAGCCCTTCCTCTTCGAGGCCTACATGCCGGCCGACCGGATCGCCGCGGATCGCGCGAGCGTGCTGCCCAAGCTGCTCGCGATGGGGATCGGATCGGTGGCGCTCCTGCTCGCGCTGTTCGTGCCGCTCGCGCTCCGCCTCGCCGGCCGCGTCGACGACGCCCAGCGGCGACGGACCCGGGCGCTGGGGCGGAGCGTGGAGTCCTGGCGCCACCAGCGGCTGCTGCTGGCCCAGGACCTGCACGACGGGGTGATCCAGGACATGGCGGCGATCAGCATGGGAATGTCGCTGCTGGAGGGGCGCTCGCTCGACGACGACGCGTCCCGCGAGGTCCTCACCCGCGTCGTGGGCTCCGCGCGGAGGGGTGAGGCCTCGCTGCGCTCGCTCGTGGTGGACCTCGCGCCGCGACAGCTGGAGACGCGCGGGCTCGCCGAGGCGGTGGTCGACCTGGCCCGGCAGCACCGCGCCCAGGACCTCGACATCACGGTGTCGTACTCCCGCGACGTACGCGTGCCCGACGGCAGCGGGATCCTCGCCTTCCGCGTCATCCGTGAGGGGCTGCGCAACGTGGTCAAGCACGCGGCCGCCGGTGCGGTGCTCGTCGACGTCCGCGCCGGGGCGCAGGCGGACACGATCGAGGTGGAGGTCCTCGACGACGGCGCCGTCCCGCCCGCCGAGGGTGCCCTCGCATCGGGCCAGGGCCTGCGGCTGCTCGCCGAGACGATCGAGGACGTGGGAGGGTCGCTCACCCTCGGTCGCGCGCCCGGGGGCGGCACCCGGCTGGCGGCCGTGATCCCGTTCGTGCGGACCCAGCCGACGCTGGCCTGA
- a CDS encoding LLM class flavin-dependent oxidoreductase: MKTIGFLNFGHWTDSPQSAVRSASDTLLQSIDLAVAAEELGADGAYFRVHHFARQLASPFPLLAAVGARTSRIEIGTGVIDMRYENPLYMAEDAGSADLISGGRLQLGISRGSPEQVIDGWRYFGYQPADGEDQADMARRHTEVFLQVLEGEGFAQPNPRPMFPNPPGLLRVEPHSEGLRERIWWGAASDDTARWAAAKGMHLMSSTLKKDETGEPFHVQQRKQIEVFREAWKEAGHAGEPRVSVSRSIMPITTDLDRMYFGREGTSTDQFGQIEANLRAVFGRTYAAEPDVLVKELADDEAVAAADTLLLTVPNQLGVDYNAHVLETVLTQVAPDLGWR; the protein is encoded by the coding sequence ATGAAGACGATCGGGTTCCTCAACTTCGGCCACTGGACCGACTCCCCGCAGTCGGCCGTGCGCAGCGCCTCGGACACGCTCCTGCAGTCGATCGACCTCGCGGTCGCTGCCGAGGAGCTCGGCGCGGACGGGGCGTACTTCCGCGTCCACCACTTCGCCCGCCAGCTCGCCTCCCCGTTCCCCCTGCTCGCCGCCGTCGGCGCCCGCACCAGCCGGATCGAGATCGGCACCGGCGTGATCGACATGCGCTACGAGAACCCGCTCTACATGGCCGAGGACGCGGGGTCCGCCGACCTGATCTCCGGCGGCCGGCTCCAGCTCGGCATCAGCCGGGGATCACCGGAGCAGGTGATCGACGGCTGGCGCTACTTCGGCTACCAGCCCGCGGACGGCGAGGACCAGGCCGACATGGCACGCCGGCACACCGAGGTGTTCCTCCAGGTGCTCGAGGGCGAGGGCTTCGCCCAGCCCAACCCGCGCCCGATGTTCCCCAACCCGCCCGGCCTGCTGCGCGTGGAGCCCCACTCCGAGGGCCTGCGCGAGCGGATCTGGTGGGGCGCGGCGTCCGACGACACGGCCCGCTGGGCCGCGGCGAAGGGCATGCACCTGATGAGCTCGACGCTGAAGAAGGACGAGACCGGCGAGCCGTTCCACGTCCAGCAGCGCAAGCAGATCGAGGTGTTCCGCGAGGCGTGGAAGGAGGCCGGCCACGCGGGTGAGCCGCGCGTCTCGGTGAGCCGCTCGATCATGCCGATCACCACCGACCTCGACCGGATGTACTTCGGGCGTGAGGGCACCAGCACCGACCAGTTCGGCCAGATCGAGGCGAACCTGCGGGCGGTCTTCGGCCGGACCTACGCCGCCGAGCCCGACGTCCTCGTCAAGGAGCTCGCCGACGACGAGGCGGTCGCGGCGGCCGACACCCTGCTGCTGACGGTGCCCAACCAGCTCGGCGTGGACTACAACGCCCACGTGCTGGAGACCGTGCTCACCCAGGTGGCGCCCGACCTCGGCTGGCGCTGA